A genomic stretch from Cyprinus carpio isolate SPL01 chromosome A12, ASM1834038v1, whole genome shotgun sequence includes:
- the habp2 gene encoding hyaluronan-binding protein 2 has translation MVFDYASFTPEIMLPVILLLMGLSGLTLPVQAAPGLLDDILTLFDEIYDYTVNDTTEEISSAEINESIDWIFSFFDEPEVCDPNPCQNNGVCEVLESGGFKCICKEPYIGKKCQDERNVCKKVNCGYGDCVRIQEAPFYECKCRPPYMAPTCKKASACDPSPCLNGGKCVKGRTRASFTCKCPENYSGRFCQVGPNDCYEGNGESYIGFVSQTVEEIECLPWNYYRIPFKEFEGNETIGAHNYCRNPDGDREPWCFLNDKGNLRWDYCNAKPCSEPEPVKPSTAPAKLHFSDCGKTQASMIAPRIFGGKKSLPAAHPWQVSFQVRPKGSKGSFSHNCGGTLIDSCWVLTAAHCIDENEEVRVEMGGVNLEKDDPAKQFLEVEKIIVHENYTETAEALYNDIALLKLKAINGRCANETRSVRAACLPTDSFPDGTICTISGYGATEKEHAVSPQLLDAKVLLISQKRCKSRNVYGNRLDDSMMCAGYMQGKTDSCQGDSGGPLVCQKDETHYIYGVVSWGDSCGKKNRPGIYARVTKFIDWINEKMRAV, from the exons GGTCTTTTGGatgacattttaactttatttgatG AAATATATGACTACACTGTTAATGACACCACAGAGGAAATATCCTCAGCTGAAATTAATGAAAGCATTGATTGGATTTTTTCCTTCTTTGATGAACCAG AAGTGTGTGACCCAAACCCATGCCAGAACAATGGAGTATGCGAGGTCCTAGAGAGTGGCGGCTTCAAATGCATCTGTAAAGAGCCTTACATTGGCAAAAAGTGCCAGGATG AGAGGAATGTTTGTAAAAAAGTGAATTGCGGTTATGGTGACTGTGTCAGAATTCAAGAAGCCCCATTTTATGAATGCAAATGCCGCCCCCCCTACATGGCCCCTACGTGCAAGAAAG CCTCTGCTTGTGACCCGAGTCCATGCCTGAATGGAGGAAAGTGTGTTAAAGGCCGTACCAGAGCCAGTTTCACATGCAAATGTCCTGAAAATTACAGTGGGAGGTTCTGCCAAGTTg GTCCAAATGATTGTTATGAGGGAAATGGGGAATCATACATAGGTTTTGTCAGTCAGACAGTGGAAGAAATTGAATGTTTACCATGGAACTACTATCGTATTCCCTTCAAGGAGTTTGAAGGGAATGAAACCATTGGAGCCCACAATTACTGCAG GAATCCGGATGGAGACCGGGAGCCCTGGTGCTTTTTGAATGACAAGGGGAATCTCCGGTGGGACTACTGTAATGCCAAGCCATGCTCTGAACCAG AACCAGTAAAACCCTCCACAGCCCCTGCAAAACTGCACTTTTCTGACTGTGGAAAGACTCAGGCTAGTATGATAGCCCCAAGGATATTTGGTGGGAAGAAGTCTCTGCCTGCAGCCCATCCCTGGCAGGTCTCATTTCAGGTCCGTCCCAAGGGCTCTAAAGGATCATTCAGCCACAACTGTGGAGGAACCCTTATTGACTCCTGCTGGGTCCTGACTGCTGCCCACTGCAT TGATGAGAACGAGGAGGtaagggtggagatgggtggTGTGAACCTGGAGAAAGATGATCCTGCAAAACAGTTTCTTGAGGTGGAGAAAATCATTGTTCATGAGAACTATACAGAGACTGCTGAAGCCCTGTATAATGATATAG CCCTGCTGAAATTGAAGGCAATAAATGGACGGTGCGCCAATGAGACCAGGTCCGTTAGGGCAGCATGTCTTCCCACCGATTCATTCCCTGATGGAACAATTTGCACCATATCAGGCTATGGAGCCACTGAGAAAG AGCATGCCGTCTCTCCTCAGCTGCTGGATGCCAAAGTTCTCTTAATCTCTCAGAAGCGTTGCAAGTCTCGTAATGTCTACGGGAACAGACTGGATGATTCTATGATGTGTGCTGGATATATGCAGGGAAAGACTGACTCTTGTCAG gGTGACTCTGGTGGACCCCTGGTTTGTCAGAAGGATGAGACACATTACATCTATGGTGTGGTTAGTTGGGGTGACAGCTGTGGTAAGAAGAACAGGCCCGGTATCTACGCCCGTGTCACCAAGTTCATTGACTGGATCAATGAAAAGATGCGTGCAGTTTAG
- the LOC122134038 gene encoding LOW QUALITY PROTEIN: serine/arginine-rich splicing factor 2-like (The sequence of the model RefSeq protein was modified relative to this genomic sequence to represent the inferred CDS: inserted 2 bases in 1 codon), translating to MSYGRPPPDVEGMTSLKVDNLTYRTSPETLRRVFEKYGRVGDVYIPRDRYTKESRGFAFVRFHDKRDAEDAMDAMDGALLDGRELRVQMARYGRPPDSHYSRRGGPPRRYGGHGRRSRSRSPRRRRHSRSRSRSRXRSRSRSRYSRSRSYSRSRSRSRSRSKTRTPRRSKSKSASRSRSRSKSKSRSRSHTPRSNKGSKSRSRSRSRPKSPEDTGATAES from the exons ATGAGTTACGGCAGACCTCCGCCCGACGTCGAGGGCATGACATCTTTAAAAGTCGACAATCTGACGTACCGCACGTCCCCTGAAACGCTGCGGCGGGTTTTCGAGAAGTACGGCCGAGTCGGGGACGTCTATATCCCGAGAGACCGGTACACAAAAGAGAGCCGCGGGTTCGCCTTTGTCCGTTTTCATGATAAGCGGGACGCGGAGGATGCAATGGACGCCATGGACGGCGCGCTGCTGGACGGCCGCGAACTGCGCGTGCAAATGGCGCGATACGGGCGCCCGCCAGATTCACATTACAGCCGCCGCGGAGGCCCGCCGAGGAGATACGGGGGACATGGACGGAGAAGCCGAAG CCGTAGTCCTCGGCGCAGGAGGCACAGCAGGTCTCGATCCAGGAGCAG ACGTTCCCGCAGCAGGTCCCGCTACAGCCGATCCAGGTCCTACTCCCGTTCCCGATCTAGGTCCCGTTCCCGCTCCAAAACCCGCACACCACGCAGAAGCAAGTCCAAATCGGCTTCCAGGTCCCGTTCAAGGTCTAAGTCCAAGTCTCGCTCCAGGAGCCATACTCCCAGATCAAACAAAGGATCCAAATCACGGTCCAGATCGAGAAGCAGACCCAAATCTCCAGAGGATACTGGAGCCACTGCTGAATCCTGA
- the LOC109094704 gene encoding E3 ubiquitin ligase RNF157 isoform X2 — MGALTSRQNAGVEEVDIPSSSVYRYPPKSGSYFASHFIMGGEKFDSTHPEGYLFGENTDLNFLGNRPVVFPYNAPPPNEPVKTLRSLINIRKDTLRLVRCSEDMKLPGQEVGKSHSCYNIEFTFDADTQVAITVYYQAIEEFHNGVPIYLPQDSSLQSETVHFKRGVCQQFCLPSHYVNLSEWADEELLFDMDKDIYPMVIQAVVDEGDEHLGHSHVLLATFEKHMDGSYCVKPLKQKQVVDGVSYLLQEIYGIENKYNSQESKVAEDEISDNSAECVVCLSDVRDTLILPCRHLCLCNACADTLRYQANCCPICRLPFRALLQIRAMRKKLSPLTPTGFNPVITSQTSDSEEHSASEHIPPGYEAVSLLEALNGPLNPSPSAPPLQGLTRGHVSGSVPTYGSDSHHTPTRSLSPLEHSVNSSQNVKHKKSGSKSLSQSSSVLPEEEDEKSCSESEVQTCRRKLHVEQQESGVTPESDNITLSSSGAIDQSSCNGTPLSSTITSPEDPVSSSLAQSVMSMASSHSQHSQISTDTLSSMSGSYMAGAEGEESAETPAESRAPFQHEGEEIPNEAKGHNFVAAILEEQDSEGNDVTEEDCASPTKEHGGRRRSEVPCPEFDNNNQGQSDTHCMTGLDNEQPPDGRFADEDSCPVHIEE; from the exons ATGGGAGCTTTGACAAGCCGTCAGAATGCAGGAGTGGAGGAGGTTGATATACCATCCAGTTCTGTTTACAGATACCCACCCAAATCCG GGAGTTATTTTGCTAGCCATTTTATAATGGGAGGAGAGAAGTTTGATTCAACTCATCCTGAAGGCTACCTCTTTGGTGAAAATACTGACCTCAACTTCCTAGGCAACAGACCAGTAGTG TTCCCGTACAATGCTCCCCCTCCTAATGAGCCGGTCAAGACCCTCCGCAGTCTCATCAACATCCGTAAAGACACTCTGCGACTTGTCAG ATGTAGTGAAGACATGAAGCTGCCTGGACAGGAAGTTGGGAAAAGCCACAGCTGCTATAATATTGAGTTTACCTTTGATGCCGACACACAAGTTGCCATCACTGTATACTACCAAGCAATTGAAGAGTTTCACAATGGTGTGCCAAT ATACTTGCCGCAGGACAGCTCTCTGCAGTCAGAGACGGTGCATTTCAAACGCGGCGTCTGCCAACAGTTCTGTCTGCCCTCTCATTACGTCAACTTATCAGAGTGGGCAGATGAGGAG CTTTTGTTTGACATGGATAAAGACATCTACCCCATGGTTATACAAGCAGTAGTGGATGAGGGAGATG AACACTTGGGACACTCCCATGTTCTTCTTGCAACCTTTGAAAAG CACATGGATGGAAGTTACTGTGTAAAACCtctgaaacagaaacaagtg GTGGATGGTGTCAGTTACCTTCTGCAGGAGATCTACGGTATAGAGAACAAATACAATAGTCAAGAATCAAAG GTGGCTGAAGATGAGATTAGTGACAACAGCGCTGAATGTGTGGTGTGTTTATCGGACGTGCGGGACACACTTATCCTGCCCTGCAGACACCTGTGCCTGTGCAATGCCTGCGCAGACACACTGCGTTACCAGGCCAACTGTTGCCCCATCTGTCGACTGC CGTTTCGTGCCCTCCTTCAAATTCGAGCGATGAGGAAAAAACTGAGCCCACTCACACCTACTGGATTCAACCCTGTTATCACCTCACAGACGTCAGATTCAGAGGAGCACTCG GCATCAGAGCACATCCCACCCGGCTATGAAGCTGTGTCCCTGTTGGAGGCCTTGAATGGGCCCCTGAACCCGTCGCCATCTGCTCCTCCACTTCAGGGCCTCACAAGGGGCCATGTTTCTGGATCTGTGCCCACATATGGCAGTGATAGCCACCACACGCCCACGCGCTCCCTCTCTCCACTAGAACACTCTGTCAACTCCAGTCAGAATGTAAAACACAAGAAGAGTGGCTCTAA ATCCCTCTCCCAGAGTTCTTCAGTGCTGCCTGAGGAGGAGGACGAGAAGTCATGCAGTGAGTCTGAAGTGCAAACGTGCAGAAGAAAGCTGCATGTAGAACAGCAAGAG TCTGGAGTGACTCCTGAAAGTGACAACATCACTCTGTCATCCTCCGGGGCCATAGACCAGTCCTCTTGCAACGGGACCCCTCTCTCCTCCACAATCACCTCCCCAGAGG ACCCAGTAAGCAGCAGCCTGGCCCAGTCTGTGATGTCAATGGCGTCTTCTCATAGTCAGCACTCTCAGATTAGCACCGACACACTCTCTTCAATGTCTGGATCCTACATGGCTGGTGCTGAGGGAGAGGAGTCCGCAGAGACCCCAGCAGAGAGTCGAGCACCTTTCCAGCATGAGGGTGAG GAAATCCCCAATGAGGCAAAAGGGCATAACTTTGTGGCTGCCATTCTTGAAGAACAGGATTCAGAG GGAAATGATGTGACTGAGGAAGACTGTGCATCTCCCACCAAAGAACATG GTGGGCGCAGGAGGAGTGAGGTGCCTTGTCCAGAGTTTGACAATAACAATCAGGGGCAGTCTGACACCCACTGTATGACAGGCCTGGACAATGAGCAGCCTCCTGACGGCCGATTCGCTG ATGAGGACTCGTGTCCTGTTCACATTGAGGAATAG
- the LOC109094704 gene encoding E3 ubiquitin ligase RNF157 isoform X1: MGALTSRQNAGVEEVDIPSSSVYRYPPKSGSYFASHFIMGGEKFDSTHPEGYLFGENTDLNFLGNRPVVFPYNAPPPNEPVKTLRSLINIRKDTLRLVRCSEDMKLPGQEVGKSHSCYNIEFTFDADTQVAITVYYQAIEEFHNGVPIYLPQDSSLQSETVHFKRGVCQQFCLPSHYVNLSEWADEELLFDMDKDIYPMVIQAVVDEGDEHLGHSHVLLATFEKHMDGSYCVKPLKQKQVVDGVSYLLQEIYGIENKYNSQESKVAEDEISDNSAECVVCLSDVRDTLILPCRHLCLCNACADTLRYQANCCPICRLPFRALLQIRAMRKKLSPLTPTGFNPVITSQTSDSEEHSASEHIPPGYEAVSLLEALNGPLNPSPSAPPLQGLTRGHVSGSVPTYGSDSHHTPTRSLSPLEHSVNSSQNVKHKKSGSKSLSQSSSVLPEEEDEKSCSESEVQTCRRKLHVEQQESGVTPESDNITLSSSGAIDQSSCNGTPLSSTITSPEDPVSSSLAQSVMSMASSHSQHSQISTDTLSSMSGSYMAGAEGEESAETPAESRAPFQHEGEEIPNEAKGHNFVAAILEEQDSEGNDVTEEDCASPTKEHGGRRRSEVPCPEFDNNNQGQSDTHCMTGLDNEQPPDGRFAGLLYFDVYHPGRDPLTHHASTSNINLEQQGVTNEAANPKNKCHHGPLAV; encoded by the exons ATGGGAGCTTTGACAAGCCGTCAGAATGCAGGAGTGGAGGAGGTTGATATACCATCCAGTTCTGTTTACAGATACCCACCCAAATCCG GGAGTTATTTTGCTAGCCATTTTATAATGGGAGGAGAGAAGTTTGATTCAACTCATCCTGAAGGCTACCTCTTTGGTGAAAATACTGACCTCAACTTCCTAGGCAACAGACCAGTAGTG TTCCCGTACAATGCTCCCCCTCCTAATGAGCCGGTCAAGACCCTCCGCAGTCTCATCAACATCCGTAAAGACACTCTGCGACTTGTCAG ATGTAGTGAAGACATGAAGCTGCCTGGACAGGAAGTTGGGAAAAGCCACAGCTGCTATAATATTGAGTTTACCTTTGATGCCGACACACAAGTTGCCATCACTGTATACTACCAAGCAATTGAAGAGTTTCACAATGGTGTGCCAAT ATACTTGCCGCAGGACAGCTCTCTGCAGTCAGAGACGGTGCATTTCAAACGCGGCGTCTGCCAACAGTTCTGTCTGCCCTCTCATTACGTCAACTTATCAGAGTGGGCAGATGAGGAG CTTTTGTTTGACATGGATAAAGACATCTACCCCATGGTTATACAAGCAGTAGTGGATGAGGGAGATG AACACTTGGGACACTCCCATGTTCTTCTTGCAACCTTTGAAAAG CACATGGATGGAAGTTACTGTGTAAAACCtctgaaacagaaacaagtg GTGGATGGTGTCAGTTACCTTCTGCAGGAGATCTACGGTATAGAGAACAAATACAATAGTCAAGAATCAAAG GTGGCTGAAGATGAGATTAGTGACAACAGCGCTGAATGTGTGGTGTGTTTATCGGACGTGCGGGACACACTTATCCTGCCCTGCAGACACCTGTGCCTGTGCAATGCCTGCGCAGACACACTGCGTTACCAGGCCAACTGTTGCCCCATCTGTCGACTGC CGTTTCGTGCCCTCCTTCAAATTCGAGCGATGAGGAAAAAACTGAGCCCACTCACACCTACTGGATTCAACCCTGTTATCACCTCACAGACGTCAGATTCAGAGGAGCACTCG GCATCAGAGCACATCCCACCCGGCTATGAAGCTGTGTCCCTGTTGGAGGCCTTGAATGGGCCCCTGAACCCGTCGCCATCTGCTCCTCCACTTCAGGGCCTCACAAGGGGCCATGTTTCTGGATCTGTGCCCACATATGGCAGTGATAGCCACCACACGCCCACGCGCTCCCTCTCTCCACTAGAACACTCTGTCAACTCCAGTCAGAATGTAAAACACAAGAAGAGTGGCTCTAA ATCCCTCTCCCAGAGTTCTTCAGTGCTGCCTGAGGAGGAGGACGAGAAGTCATGCAGTGAGTCTGAAGTGCAAACGTGCAGAAGAAAGCTGCATGTAGAACAGCAAGAG TCTGGAGTGACTCCTGAAAGTGACAACATCACTCTGTCATCCTCCGGGGCCATAGACCAGTCCTCTTGCAACGGGACCCCTCTCTCCTCCACAATCACCTCCCCAGAGG ACCCAGTAAGCAGCAGCCTGGCCCAGTCTGTGATGTCAATGGCGTCTTCTCATAGTCAGCACTCTCAGATTAGCACCGACACACTCTCTTCAATGTCTGGATCCTACATGGCTGGTGCTGAGGGAGAGGAGTCCGCAGAGACCCCAGCAGAGAGTCGAGCACCTTTCCAGCATGAGGGTGAG GAAATCCCCAATGAGGCAAAAGGGCATAACTTTGTGGCTGCCATTCTTGAAGAACAGGATTCAGAG GGAAATGATGTGACTGAGGAAGACTGTGCATCTCCCACCAAAGAACATG GTGGGCGCAGGAGGAGTGAGGTGCCTTGTCCAGAGTTTGACAATAACAATCAGGGGCAGTCTGACACCCACTGTATGACAGGCCTGGACAATGAGCAGCCTCCTGACGGCCGATTCGCTG GTCTGTTATACTTCGACGTCTATCATCCTGGACGGGATCCTTTGACTCACCATGCGTCCACCAGCAACATCAACCTGGAGCAGCAAGGGGTCACCAATGAGGCGGCAAACCCAAAGAACAAATGTCATCATGGACCCCTAGCTGTGTGA